Proteins encoded in a region of the Vicia villosa cultivar HV-30 ecotype Madison, WI linkage group LG5, Vvil1.0, whole genome shotgun sequence genome:
- the LOC131602622 gene encoding protein DMR6-LIKE OXYGENASE 2-like isoform X2: protein MGEVDTAFVQELEHRPKLSIIEAQGIPEIDLSPIFHHEVPNPSAVDALVKEIGSACKEWGFFQVTNHGVPLSLRQKLEEASRSFFAQSLEEKKKVARDAINPTGYYDTEHTKNVRDWKEVFDFLSKDPTLIPVTSDEHDVQVTQWTNQYPQYPSNFRTIIEEYIEEIEKLAFKLLELIALSLGVEAKRFEEFFKDQTSFIRFNHYPPCPYPDLALGVGRHKDAGALTVLAQDEVGGLEVKRKSDQEWVLVKPTPDAYIINVGDIIQVWSNDAYESVEHRAMVKKETERFSIPFFFNPGHDAEIKPLEKLINEENPSKYKAYKWGKFLVNRINSNFKKQDGENLQIYHYKLH, encoded by the exons ATGGGAGAGGTAGACACAGCTTTTGTTCAAGAGCTAGAACACAGACCAAAACTCTCCATCATTGAAGCCCAAGGAATTCCTGAAATTGACCTCTCCCCAATATTCCATCATGAGGTTCCGAATCCATCTGCAGTTGATGCCTTAGTGAAAGAGATTGGAAGTGCATGTAAGGAGTGGGGATTCTTTCAAGTCACAAACCATGGAGTCCCTCTCAGTCTCAGGCAGAAACTTGAGGAAGCTTCTAGATCGTTCTTTGCTCAGAGTttggaggagaagaagaaggttgcaAGAGACGCGATCAATCCAACTGGTTATTATGATACCGAACACACCAAAAACGTTAGAGACTGGAAAGAAGTGTTTGATTTTCTTTCTAAAGACCCTACTTTGATTCCTGTTACTTCTGATGAACATGATGTTCAAGTTACTCAATGGACCAATCAATATCCTCAATATCCTTCAAACTTCAG AACTATAATTGAAGAGTATATTGAGGAGATAGAAAAGCTGGCCTTCAAGTTACTGGAGCTCATAGCTTTGAGCTTAGGAGTTGAAGCAAAGAggtttgaagaattcttcaaagatcAAACTAGCTTTATTAGATTCAATCACTATCCTCCATGTCCTTATCCAGACCTAGCTCTTGGCGTTGGAAGACACAAAGATGCCGGCGCCTTAACTGTTCTTGCTCAAGATGAAGTTGGAGGACTTGAAGTGAAGCGAAAATCAGATCAAGAATGGGTGCTTGTGAAACCTACTCCTGATGCTTATATTATCAACGTTGGTGATATCATTCAG GTTTGGAGTAATGATGCATATGAGAGTGTGGAGCACAGAGCAATGGTGAAGAAAGAGACAGAGAGGTTTTCTATTCCATTCTTCTTCAACCCAGGACATGACGCTGAAATTAAGCCTTTGGAGAAGCTTATAAATGAAGAAAACCCTTCAAAATATAAGGCATATAAATGGGGTAAGTTTTTAGTCAACAGAATAAACAGCAATTTCAAGAAACAGGATGGGGAGAATCTTCAAATTTATCATTACAAGCTACATTAG
- the LOC131602631 gene encoding CCG-binding protein 1 has product MNSSTLLRPSSPPLLFHRNPTICSSSRNQSYIPKLEPFNRSKIDRVAKNLPLIEKSEKDLSDYCSTLEGDECYSCWQAYFELKDLEKESPRADIERMIIQIGGIKSLIGCLHAIALMHKLKKDGLNLGMEIESKDEQNLCPRPDGLPKSADEMMEEEKAKMPDSSYTKLLRSMGKSQSPAWFSEAPDHETD; this is encoded by the exons ATGAATTCATCAACACTTCTTCGTCCTTCTTCTCCTCCTCTGCTTTTTCATCGCAACCCTACCATTTGTTCTTCATCTAGAAACCAATCTTACATCCCTAAACTCGAACCCTTTAACCGATCCAAAATCGATAGAGTCGCTAAAAACCTCCCTCTaatagaaaaatctgaaaaagaTCTCTCTG aTTATTGTTCCACGCTTGAAGGCGATGAATGTTATAGTTGCTGGCAGGCTTATTTCGAGCTCAAAGATCTTGAA AAGGAGTCACCGAGAGCGGATATAGAGAGAATGATTATTCAGATTGGTGGTATAAAATCCTTGATAGGATGTTTACATGCTATTGCGCTGATGCATAAATTGAAGAAGGATGGACTAAATTTGGGCATGGAAATAGAATCAAAAGATGAACAAAATCTTtgtcctagaccagatggattacCGAAATCTGCTGATGAAATGATGGAAGAAGAGAAAGCGAAAATGCCGGATTCTTCGTATACTAAGCTTCTTAGATCCATGGGAAAGTCACAGTCACCTGCATGGTTTTCTGAAGCACCAGATCATGAAACAGATTGA
- the LOC131605518 gene encoding F-box/LRR-repeat protein At3g48880-like: MEVENMTVMMSNLMKNLNNNISLEILMKHLNNDMSVEIFKYLDIFESSSAIDRFCKAWYKASEEDWQTLDFSMLKSDYIKTHAAPRVWVNSRFDNDLYNLLFAALNSSHGNIKTLIFHYNLYLTDDQFMYTAKRCPLVKRLVFVSWNRIKKMTIKKAIRGWKDLESMTMPSIRDPKYVFEEISKNCKNFKELKIMGRLHMEFASAITEHLPNLKILSIRCSDLDMEALVLILDKLEGLQVLNISHSCFVKTNNFEREEYKFINEIDLTTISEKASRLCEFLICKKQTSCIMCHRTKNDCGFPRWYMYEEGIWKDDEVNSLAI, encoded by the exons ATGGAAGTTGAAAACATGACGGTAATGATGAGTAACCTCATGAAGAATCTCAACAATAATATCTCTCTTGAAATTTTAATGAAGCATCTAAACAATGATATGAGTgttgaaatttttaaatatttagataTCTTTGAATCATCTTCAGCTATTGATCGATTTTGCAAAGCATGGTACAAAGCTAGCGAGGAGGATTGGCAAACACTTGATTTCTCGATGTTGAAATCTGATTATATCAAAACTCATGCTGCGCCGCGTGTTTGGGTAAATTCTCGCTTTGACAATGATTTATACAATTTGTTGTTTGCTGCATTGAATTCCAGTCATGGAAATATCAAGACTTTGATTTTTCATTACAATTTGTATCTCACCGATGATCAATTCATGTACACAGCTAAAAG ATGTCCGCTTGTAAAACGATTAGTTTTTGTGTCATGGAATAGAATAAagaaaatgacgattaaaaaagCTATTAGAGGATGGAAAGATCTAGAATCAATGACAATGCCTAGTATAAGAGATCCAAAATATGTatttgaagaaatttcaaagaattgcAAGAATTTCAAAGAGTTAAAGATTATGGGACGTTTACATATGGAGTTTGCTTCTGCAATCACTGAGCATCTTCCAAACTTAAAGATATTAAGTATTCGATGTTCAGATTTGGATATGGAAGCTCTTGTTTTAATTTTAGATAAACTTGAAGGTTTACAAGTGCTCAATATTTCACATTCTTGTTTTGTGAAGACGAATAATTTTGAGCGTGAAGAGTATAAATTTATCAATGAGATTGACCTTACTACTATAAGTGAAAAGGCTTCAAGGTTGTGTGAGTTTCTCATATGCAAGAAAcaaacatcatgcatcatgtgtcATAGAACAAAAAATGATTGTGGATTTCCTAGGTGGTACATGTACGAGGAAGGAATTTGGAAAGATGATGAAGTTAACTCTCTTGCCATTTGA
- the LOC131602622 gene encoding putative pentatricopeptide repeat-containing protein At3g23330 isoform X1 gives MTLFLRLHPVSSPWKRKAKIQLFTTLSQASEPYPPHVISTNISIAHCSKIGKLKEARHMFDEMPIKTVSSWNTIISGYSQWGSYTEALTLVSVMHRSCVKLNEISFSAVLSACARSESLFLGKQVHSLLSKSGHERFDLVGSALLYFYVRCSGIREGEQVFEELCDENHALWSLMLAGYVQREMMGDAMELFNKMPVRDVVAWTTLISGYAKREDGCERALDLFGSMRRSSEVLPNEFTLDCVIRICARLKVLYVGKAVHGLCIKDGFDFDNSIGGALAEFYCVCDAVDDAKRVYDSISAEACLNVANSLIGGLISVGRVKEAELIFNGLKEKTLISYNLMIKGYAMSGEFQNSKKLFERMSVKHLTSLNTMISVFSKNGELNEAVKLFDKAKGERNCVTWNSMMSGYIHNGQHNEALKLYVTMRRLSVVYSRSTFSVLFRACACLCSFRQGQLLHAHLAKTPYHANVYVGTALVDFYSKCGRLDDAQRSFASIFSPNVAAWTALINGYAYHGRGSEAISLFHSMLDQGVVPNAATFVAVLSACSHAGLVDEGLEIFHLMQISYRVTPTIEHYTCVVDLLGRSGRVKEAEEFIIKMPIEADGVIWGALLNASSFWNDVEVGERAAEKLISLDPNSISALVILSNMYAVRGRWGKKTKIRKRLKSLELRKDQGCSWIELNNNIHLFSVEDKTHPYSDVIYKTVEHITSTINSIGPFNYHYRSNVEQTWER, from the exons ATGACCCTGTTTCTCAGATTACACCCAGTGAGCTCCCCCTGGAAACGGAAAGCAAAAATCCAACTTTTCACGACCCTTTCGCAAGCTTCGGAACCATACCCCCCTCACGTGATCTCCACCAACATCTCCATCGCTCACTGCTCTAAAATTGGGAAACTCAAAGAAGCGCGCCACATGTTCGATGAAATGCCGATTAAAACAGTTTCCTCATGGAACACCATAATTTCTGGCTACTCTCAATGGGGGAGCTACACTGAGGCTTTGACTCTTGTTTCCGTCATGCACCGATCTTGTGTCAAACTCAATGAGATTTCTTTCTCAGCAGTTTTGAGCGCGTGTGCACGTTCCGAGTCTTTGTTCCTTGGAAAACAGGTCCATTCCCTCCTTTCGAAATCTGGACATGAGAGGTTTGACCTTGTGGGGAGTGCCTTGTTATATTTCTATGTGCGCTGTAGTGGAATTAGAGAAGGTGAGCAAGTTTTTGAGGAGCTGTGTGATGAGAATCATGCATTGTGGAGTTTGATGCTCGCGGGGTATGTGCAGCGTGAAATGATGGGTGATGCTATGGAATTATTTAACAAGATGCCTGTTAGGGATGTTGTGGCTTGGACTACGTTGATATCTGGGTATGCCAAGAGGGAAGATGGGTGTGAGAGGGCTTTGGATTTGTTTGGGAGTATGAGGAGGAGTTCTGAGGTGTTGCCTAATGAGTTCACTTTGGATTGTGTTATAAGGATTTGTGCTAGACTTAAGGTTCTGTATGTAGGGAAGGCTGTTCATGGACTTTGCATTAAGGATGGTTTTGATTTTGATAACTCCATTGGTGGTGCACTTGCTGAGTTTTATTGTGTTTGTGATGCTGTAGATGATGCGAAGAGAGTTTATGATAGCATATCAGCAGAAGCTTGTTTGAACGTTGCTAACTCATTGATTGGTGGCCTTATCTCGGTAGGGAGGGTCAAAGAAGCTGAGCTGATCTTTAATGGGTTGAAAGAGAAAACCCTCATCTCTTATAATTTGATGATTAAAGGTTATGCGATGAGTGGTGAGTTTCAAAATTCGAAAAAATTGTTCGAGAGAATGAGTGTCAAACATTTAACCTCCTTAAATACTATGATTTCTGTGTTTTCCAAAAATGGCGAACTTAATGAAGCTGTGAAGCTTTTTGACAAAGCTAAAGGTGAAAGAAACTGTGTAACATGGAATTCAATGATGTCAGGTTACATTCATAACGGTCAACACAATGAGGCATTAAAGTTATATGTGACTATGCGCAGACTATCAGTAGTGTATAGCAGATCAACTTTCTCTGTCCTATTTCGTGCTTGTGCGTGTCTCTGTTCTTTTCGACAAGGCCAGTTGCTTCATGCACATTTAGCCAAAACACCATACCATGCAAATGTTTACGTCGGGACTGCTCTCGTAGACTTCTATTCAAAATGTGGTCGCTTGGATGACGCTCAAAGGTCTTTCGCCAGCATCTTTTCTCCTAATGTAGCAGCATGGACAGCTCTTATAAATGGTTATGCATATCATGGACGTGGATCAGAGGCGATTTCACTCTTCCACTCAATGTTAGATCAAGGAGTTGTTCCAAATGCAGCTACTTTCGTTGCTGTTCTTTCTGCCTGTAGTCATGCTGGTCTAGTTGACGAAGGTTTGGAAATATTCCATTTAATGCAGATAAGCTACAGGGTAACCCCAACAATAGAGCATTACACATGTGTGGTGGATCTTCTTGGTCGATCAGGCCGTGTGAAAGAAGCAGAAGAGTTTATAATAAAAATGCCTATTGAAGCAGATGGTGTAATTTGGGGAGCTTTGCTCAACGCGTCGAGTTTTTGGAACGACGTGGAAGTGGGAGAGAGAGCTGCTGAGAAGTTGATCAGTTTGGATCCAAATTCGATATCTGCTTTAGTTATTCTGTCTAACATGTATGCTGTACGAGGTAGATGGGGGAAGAAGACAAAAATTAGGAAGAGATTAAAGAGTTTGGAATTGAGAAAAGATCAAGGGTGCAGCTGGATTGAGTTGAACAACAATATTCATCTGTTCTCTGTAGAAGATAAAACACATCCTTATTCTGATGTTATTTACAAAACTGTAGAGCATATAACATCAACCATTAACTCCATCGGACCATTTAATTATCATTATAGAAGCAATGTCG AACAAACATGGGAGAGGTAG
- the LOC131602628 gene encoding protein DMR6-LIKE OXYGENASE 1-like yields the protein MGEVDPAFVQEQEHRPKLSIIEAKGIPEIDLSPLFHHEAPNPSAIEGLVKEIGSACKEWGFFQVTNHGVPLSLRQKLEEASRLFFAQSLDEKKKVARDAISPTGYYDTEHTKNVRDWKEVFDFYSNDPTLIPLNSDEHDDRVTQWTNQSPQYPPHFRAITEEYIKEMEKLAYKLLELIALSLELEVKRFEEFFKDQTSFITFNHYPPCPYPHLALGVGRHKDSSALTILVQDEVGGLEVRRKSDQEWVLVKPTPNAYIINIGDIIQVWSNDEYESVEHRVVVNSERERFSIPFFFFPAHYTEVKPLEELVNEENPSKYRPYNLGKFLVTRKSSNFQKQKVENIQIHHFKIA from the exons ATGGGAGAGGTAGATCCAGCTTTTGTCCAAGAGCAAGAACACAGACCAAAACTATCCATCATTGAAGCCAAAGGAATTCCCGAAATTGACCTTTCCCCATTATTCCACCACGAAGCTCCAAATCCATCTGCTATTGAAGGCTTAGTGAAGGAGATTGGAAGTGCATGCAAGGAGTGGGGATTCTTTCAAGTCACAAACCATGGTGTCCCTCTCAGTCTTAGACAGAAACTTGAGGAAGCTTCTAGATTGTTCTTCGCTCAGAGTTTGGACGAGAAGAAGAAGGTTGCAAGAGACGCAATCAGTCCAACTGGTTATTATGACACAGAACACACCAAAAATGTTAGAGACTGGAAAGAAGTGTTTGATTTTTATTCTAATGATCCTACATTGATTCCTCTAAATTCTGATGAACATGATGATCGAGTTACTCAATGGACCAATCAATCTCCTCAATATCCTCCACACTTCAG GGCTATAACTGAAGAGTATATTAAAGAGATGGAAAAGTTGGCCTATAAGTTGCTTGAGTTAATAGCTCTTAGCTTGGAACTTGAGGTTAAGagatttgaagaattcttcaaggaTCAAACTAGCTTTATTACATTCAACCACTATCCTCCATGCCCATATCCTCACCTTGCTCTTGGCGTTGGAAGACACAAGGATTCCAGTGCCTTAACTATTCTTGTCCAAGATGAGGTTGGTGGTCTTGAAGTAAGGCGAAAATCAGATCAAGAGTGGGTTCTTGTAAAACCTACCCCAAATGCTTACATTATCAACATTGGTGATATCATTCAG GTTTGGAGCAATGATGAATATGAGAGTGTGGAACACAGAGTAGTTGTTAACTCTGAGAGGGAAAGGTTTTCAATTCCCTTCTTTTTCTTCCCTGCACATTACACTGAGGTGAAGCCTTTGGAGGAGTTGGTAAATGAGGAAAATCCTTCAAAATATAGACCATACAACTTGGGCAAGTTTCTTGTTACAAGAAAGAGTAGCAATTTTCAGAAGCAAAAAGTGGAGAACATCCAAATTCATCACTTTAAGATAGCTTAA